The DNA sequence ACACAAATAGTATGTTATTACAATATTTCTCAAGCAAAATATAAACCCATTGCAATGTATTGTTTGGCCAACTACTATAGAGGTCATCTGAACAGGTAGCGTCATTTCCTGGTTTTCTCCAACATGGcgcctttgtttttttttagtcgaataaaaagcatttcatgctcaatgtattatttatttattacataccAGTTTTAATGTAGATTAGCTTCATATATGACAGAACATTGCGCGAGGTTGTAGACACTGGAGCGAAGGTGAGGTAAGTCATTCACCGCTGATTTAAGGGAACAGACTTTAGGGAGCGTcactaaaatacacacatcattCTCAACGTCGAGTAAAGAGAACCAAACTGAGAACTGCAGCCATTAGGGCACTGGATAAAATGTGGAGAGTGCAATAAGAtgcaatttattataaatatttttacaaaatgatattttcaCACAGGGCTACAGCAGTGCCTGAAACTCAGTGCTAATACACTTAATTTATTCTTATCAAGACTGCAGTTGATTAAGGCGATAATACCAAATAATGGTAATTTTTATTACGAAATTAACCTCGTACAAGGCTTAAATATGCAGGCGTGCTCTTTaacatattacaaaatattctgtatatattgtgtaaatcCTGAATAGTCGACATTGcagttgtgtgtttctgtgcgtTTGGAGAAATTATGACGGTCACGTGAcctttaaatattttcagtCTCAATAATTCAGGGGTTTATTTTCATGGAGTTGAGCAGTGggttttaaatcatttctgaGGGATTAATTTGAGCATATGAATAAggtaaaaattgttttaaaaaaaaaaaaaaaaaaaaaaagctccagttACAAGTAAACGTATTTCGGTTTACAAAGAAAAGGGGCGGACACGAGTAGTTTTGGGGGCGTTTCTAATTggcatatttaaataatgttgctTTCTCAATGAGGGTAGATTCCTCAGTGCCTTTATACTTTTGTCAAATGGTGTTTTACTGTGGAACTTTTATGTCAGTCAGTATATTATGCAATGCAAAAACTATTGTaggcctttaaaaaaaaggtttgggtgattttaatatattgaaaaaatatttatatctcCTATATATCTCTTTATTCGATGTGTAAGTAATGTAATTGCAATGCAGTTTTTCTATCATGTCCATATCAGGCAGTCCTAATGGAGACTAGCACACTAGATGGTGCTCACGCTCAGTGGGTGTTGTCTGAGCTCAACCAGCAGAGGGGGCTTGGAAAGTTCTGCGACGTGATGCTCAACACTCAGAACGGTCAGGTGTTCCTGGCCCACCGCAACATCCTAGCTTGCTTCAGCCAGATGTTCAAGGACTCGCCTTCCTCCACACCATGTACAGAGATCAACCTTCCACAAGAGTGTCCTGTCGAAGGACTCGAGCTGCTGCTGCATTTCTTCTACACTGGTGACCTCCAGCTAAACAGTGATAATGAGGAGAAGGTTCGACGTGCTGCGAACGGCCTGTCCGTTCCTGATTCACTCATTCCTGCTCAGAGTTTGGTCAGAATTAAGGGTTCAGTCAGTAGTGAAGACGTTGAAGGGAAGCCACTTTTCCCCTCACTGACTGCGGACACCAAACCGGACTTGACTGCTATGTCACAATCAGCATCACAACAGGAGGTGAAAAGCAATGGAGAAACCTCAGTGAGGCCAGAAGCAGCAGTTGCAGAGCTCGACGAGTCTCCCAGCACCAGCTCAGCCACTGTTACTCGATCTGGCAGGAAGGTGAGGAGCCCGAGCAGGCTGGCCAGAGAGAACGCTGTTCCTGTAGTCCCAAAACCGAGTGTGACAAGACGAAGAACAGCAGCTCTCGAGTCCAAAGATGAGGGCATCATCCCTACTGATGGAGAACAGAGCAGTACACAAGTGCCAAGTGAGGCTGAGGTAATTAATTCATAACTATTATaatatcataatcataattCATAAGATCAATTATGAGAATTCTGTGAAAATCAAAGTGGCCATGTGTGCAGTGAACAGTAGCTGTGTTAGTATAATTCAAATTGTATTCAAATGAAGTGTATTTAGTGTTTAGATTCCATtgaacatttctacataaatgcACTATTATCGGGCTTATAAgataagaaaggaataaaacatgatgatgcatgctattataataaataaataataataaaaacatgttattagaagtgttttattcctcttataaccaCAGCATTTTGATAGTgattccagtttttttttttattattattattagttaaagAATGGCACGTCATTCTGTTTTATCAGGTTgtatgttacattttaatgctgtGGAGCGTCCAGAAACAACTtagatcctgttatcacttatgttatagcagctataaacagtcattccctcactagtctctctttttttctgtttcttgaagattataagacaaaaatgctgCAATGTCATACTGTCAgggttgctgttatagaaaatgaattaacttctgaccaatcaaaatcaagaattcaacatcaCTGTGGGATAAGACTCTTATGAAAATCTTTGTGAAAAGTTGTTTGTGTGACTTAATAATTGTTAGGTGAGATTTGATAATTGTGACACTTGATTTTGGTAAATTGATGGAAACTCTGCCTTTAACGGGATTGTAATTCTACTTCACGTctaaaaagtgaataaatacaATGTAGTgcgaatgttaaaaaaaacaaacaaactgataTTTCAACGTTTTTAATAAACATCCTGTAATTGGTGCTCTATATTatctgtttcttgtttttttttaatgcaggaTGGACCTGGTGATAATCAGGACGATGCTGCTGATGAAGACGATGAGGACGGTGTGGGGATTTTTACAGAAGACACGGACGAAGAGTACATGCCTCATGATTCACCCGTCGCATCTCCTAAAGGTCCAAGAGGGAAGCGTAAACGGAAGGGAAGTGCCAGCGGTAAAGAAAACGGAGGCGGATCTTCGAAAGATACAAAGAAGGGCTCTGTTCAGTGTCCTACATGTCACAAAACATTCCTCAGCAAATACTACCTGAAAGTCCACAACAGGCGGCACACGGGGGAGAAGCCGTTCAAGTGTGAAAAATGTGGGAAATGCTATTATAGGAAGGAGAATTTGCAGGAGCACGAGGCCAGGAACTGCCTCAGCAGGACTGATATGGTGAGGAAATATCAACACAGCGTTAATGTAAACATACCAGGCAGTGTAGAAATGACTTGAAGAAATACAATTCTTCATAAAAGGTTTGGTATGTGTATGCACTAATGATTCATTAAACCCAAAAATCTTGTTCGGGCTAGATGTTTTTCTGTTCCAGGTGTCCCATGAGCTTTAAGAAGAGACAGGAACTGCGTatgcacacagtcacacacacggGCGAGATGCCAAATAAGGTGATTTTCCCACAAAAGTGCATACAAATGGGTcaaaaatgagattaaaaaaatatatatatatatttttttttttgcgcatttgttcatttgatgATAAATACAGCCCTGTAtgtgttaagtaaggaataaaacactttaggacatgctgttataggaaaataatcaacgattgggtggtgtgatgcggtccaacgtgaagcggagttactatCACCACCCtgaaagctgattattttttaagtaacagtacatcctgaagtgttttattcttcttcttctacaacAGTTtaccagtgattacaatttacttaataaagaacaacacatcatgctttttatccgtttatagttagatttaatgttgtggaacgtccacgaaacaagttagtccaTGTTATCACTTAGAGGatagcagctatagacagttgttccctcaccagattgtgtgttttctctctcttgaataagaaaaaaaaaatcgcagcttgtcgtAGAGAGTACGTTTCAAGTACAAGAGTACATTTCGGCCTTttctgattagattagatctagatagttccaataaaataaagtaatttctAATATTTCTAAGTCACtaaacatttcataataaacATGTCTCCAATCGCTTATACCTCTTCCATAGTTACAAAACAATTTTCAATTTTTAGAGGTCATTAAACAAAGAATTATGGTAAAATATAGAGtgttcgaaaaaaaaaaagggggggataACATTAGAGTCCAATACCAAATCCACTACTGATACCTTGATACTGAATCCTACTGTTTTAATttcaataccatttttttctgtttatatttctcATGCACAATTGTAGTTTAGATAAAAAAATTTGCTCTTATTTACTAAAAACCAGTAGGGATGATAACATGTACACTTACAAAACTGTATTAATTGATTCAGTATCAAGTGTAAATTATGTCATAATTAAAATTTCTGTTAGGACtgcttttcatttcactgaaatatATGGCATCACAGCAAGTCTATAATGCATCAGTAATAAGAGCAATCATGCACAGTTATTTACGGTGGATTTGGACTTTTGAAGGCTACTTTAAGTATTTTTATTAGAAGCCTTTTCTGATCGTGTTGTAACATTATCTCTGTTTGTAGTGCACTTCATGCTCGGAGCAGTTCATGCAGAAGAAAGAGCTCCGAAACCACATGATCAAAGTCCATGGAGCTCCTAAACCATATTCAGTAAGAACCGGCTTTTGAAATTTTgttcacatcatcacactgatttcagctcaattcagttttattttatatgtgtaGCGCTTTTGACAATttaacacaaagcagctttacagaaatccagatgtagatttatatttaaatcttaaattaatAGTTAAATTCCATGAGATGCTGAAAAGATGTTCAGTataataagagtcctgggatgagcacaggacaatgtttatgattacagcagcagctctacaggtacaaatctacagtatccaggtcaGATTGAAGCAAGGATGAGAAGATTTGGGAATAAACCGCATTTAAAATAGATATAGTTATGCTTTATGTTCATGTCCAGAAGCCagagttatgtatatttttttagttcTAGCATCTAATATTAATCCTGGTGTTCTTTTTGTGTCAAAACTTAATATGATATTAAACGAGTAGCCCTGAGATGCCAGTTGTTAAAGTATTGAACATAATAGAagagttaatttttttctatactTGTTTTCATTCTTGAATGTTCCTGATTTTTCATCTAGTGCCCACTGTGCCCCAAATGCTTCCTGTCACGTACTGAGCTGCGCCTCCACGAAGCCGCCAAGCACCGGGGGGagaagctgtttgtgtgtgaggagtgcgGCCACCGAGCATCCAGCCGCAACGGCCTACAGATGCACATAAAAGCCATTCACAGGTTTTCTTTACAATTCCGTATTATATCCTATAGACATCTCCATACCTGTATATAGACAAGTGACAATTTAAAGGCAAAACCAatgtaaagtgtgttagtaaggtgttggtCTACCACCAGAGCAGCTTTAATGTGGCTTGTCACAGATTCTAATTCAGATTCAGactctgttttttcctttaatttgtcatccatcTGTGTATCCATGAGAATTCCATATATTCCAAGTACCTACTATAGGAAAAATTCCATGCAGGATTTGGCATagaaaaaatatactgtagataaaatatacacaagaCATTTTAGGTAAtgataaaaagacaaacacacattattGTTTACAGTTATTtcaacagataaataaaatgtacataaccCACTTTAaaatttaagtttttttaaCGAATGGTGTTATAGAAATAAAGGTTATTATGTTATGATCAGTCATGTTTGTTTCTGCTGCGTCAAACACACGATGAACATGGCAATTTTCTCCCCCGTCTGCAGGAAGGAGCGTCCATTCGTGTGCGAGATCTGCAATCATGCCTTTACCCAGAAGGTCAATCTGAACATGCacctacgcacacacacaggagagaaaccgtatCAGTGCCACCTCTGCGGCAAGACCTTTCGCACTCAGGGTAATTTGACTTCTAACCTACACCTACACTCTGTATACCATAACCAGGTGTATTCAGATAGAATTAGTGAAGGTCCAGCTACTTAAAATCTGCTTGACCTGTATTCATTTACACGTCATATTAAAAGCTATGTGTGAGATTGTGGAGTTCGAATACCagtcgtttgtgtgtgtgtagcgagCCTGGACAAGCATAACCGCACACACACGGGTGAGCGGCCATACAGCTGCGAGTTCTGCGAGCAACGGTTCACCGAGAAAGGGCCTCTGCAGCGCCACATAGCCAGCAGACACCAAGAAGGCCAGCCACACTCCTGCCACATCTGCAACAAGTCCTTCAGAGGTGAGCAGGCATCCTGCAAATTCAGGTTTCCTGAAGGAAGGACATTCGCTGATTTTATATCAAATGCTGGCATGTATGGAACAATgtcttgaaaataaaatgttgccGACATTTTGTAATGTCCTGTCCTATCACCTCGTTCCATGTGTCCTTCATTTGTAGCAAACAACAAAAGAGAACCTCTTCTTTTCATTGAACATGTATGATGTCGTGCACGTATGacctgttccagtatgcaaaCTGTGATGCCATATTGTATTGTGTCAGTGTTTCAAAAAAGATCTTGTTTCTCTTGTCAGCTATCGAGCAGCTTCGTGTACATGTGCGGAGACACAAAGGAATGAGGAAGTTTGAGTGTTCTGAGTGTGGCTACAAGTTCACCAGACAGGTACAGATTCACCGAACAATTCAGACATCAGAGTCAAAGTTACAGGGATATTCTGGACAAAAATGCTAAAGTGAAACATGTCCATGGTCCTACGAGCTATGGGGTGGTATTACATCACATtggtgctgattattttcctataacagcatatgcTGAGTATGTTATTCCGTATATAATCAACCTCCACTTTGTTCtggactgcatcacaccacaccatatTACACCtgtgcttattatttatttatttattattttttattacatcatACCCCATCagtttttattacttacttcAAAGACAGCTCTGGTTTGTTAATTATATCGTCTTGTATTCAGGCTCACTTGCGGCGGCACTTGCAGATCCACAACCGTGTGGAGAACTACAACCCACGCCAGAGGAAATTGCGCAACCTCATAGTGGAGGATGAGAACACAGAGACTACGTCCACTCCTCCAGCAGGGCAGGACGTGGCAGACGAGGAGGCCCAGCCAGCTGCAGCGGAAAACATGGAGCAGCCAGACTCGGGTGCCGTGAAGGAGGCTGAGCAGGAAAGCTTCGGCATGGACGAGGTGATGGAGGTGCTGGTGACGGACACGTTTCCCATTCAGTCAGGGCTGGTGGTGGAGCTGCAGGGAGATGGGGCTGATGGGAAGGCTTGAGGGAGAGAAGAAGAGCGAGGTGCTGCAAGGTACAATGCTAGGACCAGTTTTGTTAATTTCCAATGATGTGCACGAGCGAAATGACTGCAGGATACATGCAATGGCCATCTTGAATACACATACGGATACTTAAcagcaagtataaatcagcctttaCAAGATACCTAcagtatgtttttaatgttgtagGTTCCAGCTATCCTCCTAGACTACATTCGTCTCATGAGTGAGGGCCATTTTCATAATACAGAACTATACGGATAGGGAATTAGATCATAAATATGGCTGTAGATTCCACAAATAGCATTGGATGCATTTTCACAAAGTCATTACAATATTCTACTTAGATAATATTtgtgtggcggcctgggaaaacccttcgcATGATGAAATTTGCTTttagacatctttttttttaaattacactggctccttacacaacatgataTTTGCATGGGGGGGGCATTAGTGGTTAggacgtttgcctcgcacctccggggttggggtttcgattcccgcctccgccctgtgcgcacggagtttgcatgttctccccgtgcttcagggtttcctccaggtgcTCCGGTTTCCTActccagtccaaagatatgtgttgtaggctgactggcatttccaaattgtctgtgaatatgtgtgtgattgtgccctgcgctgggttggcaccctgtccagggtgtcccctgcatCGTggcccaagtcccctgggataggttccaggTTCCCCGCGACCacgtgtaggataagcggtacagcaAATGGATGGATTGATATTTGCAGGAAGATAGCCTAAAGATTATAAtctatagattatagattataaactaaataaaacattgtcaATTTCAATTTTTGAAACTATGCGTTTCTTCTTTCTCAGCTAAAGCACCGGTCGAACccaaatgcaaaatgaaaaaggtaattcactgaaggggaaaggacgcaggaTGTAAAATATTTGCTTCAGGTAGCGCTCACTTTCATGTTGCGCCAgatttatctaggtgaacttttaATTCACAAGCCCCGTTCTTGGGAGCCAATAGACAACAAAAAGGCATGGCTGTTCTCTCtttggtcagtaaaaaaaaaaatggaggagttgccgacacctttttttttgccttgtatTTTTTGGCTGCTTGCCAGAATTCAATCGCAACAACATGGGTTTTTCTAGACACTTTTgtataaaaacactgacagtTTTGTGGAAATacatttatggtttcttaaagttgagcAGAAGTGTCAACATCTACATATTAGACATAACATTTACTATTTTTGATACGGGAGACCTGAAATCTACACTGcaacatctgatgggttttcctaTACCGCCACATATTTTCACTTATGTATATATTTGGTCAATACTTTGTCCCCAACATTTCATATGCAAATACCATGAAATGTACATATTGTATGATATCATGGTGATGTGATTGCACCTGTTACTGAACATGTAACAGtgcaaataaacagacaaaaaccaTAGTCCTGCCTGCAGTTTATTCCTTCATCACACTTACAGACATCACTACACAAACCAAACACAAGGCCTGCACGGTAAAAATGATTTTGGCCACAAACCAAAACTAAACAatgtaagaaaaataaagtaacaAAAAGTTACAAGTACCGTTTCTGCATAGAGTACATAATCATAATTATTAgtaataacaaacacacaatgtcTGCTTGACAAGAGATTACTGAATTACTACTTCCAGTTATTTAACAGCATAGTGAAAGCTGTAGAGAAAATCAAATAGTGAAAACACAGCATCTTTATCTATTGTTTCACAccttcattaaaaacaaacatctaCACATTCATAAATAAACTTCCTATCAAAATATGAAAACTGTTATGATTGAGACATTCACAAAAGACGTGAGGAATTCATGCAGATTGTCTGGTATTTCCAGGTAGAAAGTAGGATGAGAAACAGATCTGAAAAATAGtggatgtaatttttttttctccacagtgCAATCCAAATTtggtatatatctatatatatattaacaaagCAATCCAACCCTACATCTTTTGGAAAGTGTGTAGTCATGATGTTTGTCGCAAGGTTTtggattatgaaaaaaaaaaaaaaacaaaaaaaaaaaacacttgcttTCGGCAGACTCCTTTGTCTATTGTCAGCTCCCAAAATATGGATCATTAGGCACTACTTCATAACGAGACTTTACCCTGTCTCCAACCCGTCTCCTTGTATGCGGAGTAACATGCAATGCAAATGTACACGTCTCCAGTACCGA is a window from the Pangasianodon hypophthalmus isolate fPanHyp1 chromosome 16, fPanHyp1.pri, whole genome shotgun sequence genome containing:
- the zbtb48 gene encoding telomere zinc finger-associated protein, with product METSTLDGAHAQWVLSELNQQRGLGKFCDVMLNTQNGQVFLAHRNILACFSQMFKDSPSSTPCTEINLPQECPVEGLELLLHFFYTGDLQLNSDNEEKVRRAANGLSVPDSLIPAQSLVRIKGSVSSEDVEGKPLFPSLTADTKPDLTAMSQSASQQEVKSNGETSVRPEAAVAELDESPSTSSATVTRSGRKVRSPSRLARENAVPVVPKPSVTRRRTAALESKDEGIIPTDGEQSSTQVPSEAEDGPGDNQDDAADEDDEDGVGIFTEDTDEEYMPHDSPVASPKGPRGKRKRKGSASGKENGGGSSKDTKKGSVQCPTCHKTFLSKYYLKVHNRRHTGEKPFKCEKCGKCYYRKENLQEHEARNCLSRTDMMFFCSRCPMSFKKRQELRMHTVTHTGEMPNKCTSCSEQFMQKKELRNHMIKVHGAPKPYSCPLCPKCFLSRTELRLHEAAKHRGEKLFVCEECGHRASSRNGLQMHIKAIHRKERPFVCEICNHAFTQKVNLNMHLRTHTGEKPYQCHLCGKTFRTQASLDKHNRTHTGERPYSCEFCEQRFTEKGPLQRHIASRHQEGQPHSCHICNKSFRAIEQLRVHVRRHKGMRKFECSECGYKFTRQAHLRRHLQIHNRVENYNPRQRKLRNLIVEDENTETTSTPPAGQDVADEEAQPAAAENMEQPDSGAVKEAEQESFGMDEVMEVLVTDTFPIQSGLVVELQGDGADGKA